A section of the Vicia villosa cultivar HV-30 ecotype Madison, WI unplaced genomic scaffold, Vvil1.0 ctg.004505F_1_1, whole genome shotgun sequence genome encodes:
- the LOC131642116 gene encoding uncharacterized protein LOC131642116 produces MPEIFYNNEGYFLIRFESKEDKNTVLVRGPYMIYRKPMFLHEWTPEFKLEEDMLRVLPIWVIFPNLPLAFWGETSLGKIASAIGKPLMTDECTAKKLRVSYARVLIEVDVTKVLKKSVAIRDPKGIKTNQDVEYEWEPAYCKKCDKVGHICKEKEPPIQQKVWIVKPTKQDEPIPLQPETKTSPETWQTVFKYLRQYHSMLAWNIMGLNKRARHVEIGAHLKRLQINCAALLETRVKKNKADEIRKRFGNKWNWLDNYSDHSNGRIWIMWEEGTMQIIPIQKTDQYIHFDVLDMQGSRVHILTVIYAQNQLMQRRKLWDDIKQVAGNIHDPWLVVGDYNNVLHPNDRIGGHPVQASEVKDLKHMMEVAGLFEHGTTGWNIQEYGWPMHILWKKLKNVQSNMREMNKQVMDQVNDIKELRLRLEQAQEKLSTDRFNEGKIEEVQELTNKLLKATETEEQILHQKAKINWMRYGDGNTAYFHATIRGKNKQTGLYHLEDAQGRKLTEHSDIENEVIRFYDNLIGKTAPKMRHVDITVLRQGAQLEDPDRAMLIQPVTDKEIWEALSGIGDTKAPGIDGFSARFFKGAWTVVGEDVKKAVQDFFKHERLYPAVNCALVTLIPKKKDAKTMKEMRPIACCTTIYKIISKILTARMRKEKSFMTILSLPKSCCVVLEQDLF; encoded by the exons ATGCCAGAGATCTTTTACAACAATGAAGGATATTTCCTGATCCGATTCGAATCAAAAGAGGATAAGAACACTGTTTTGGTGAGAGGACCATACATGATCTATCGAAAGCCTATGTTCCTACATGAATGGACACCCGAGTTCAAATTGGAAGAGGATATGTTGCGCGTATTGCCTATATGGGTGATATTTCCTAACCTGCCATTGGCCTTCTGGGGAGAAACAAGTCTAGGTAAAATTGCTAGTGCCATAGGAAAGCCGCTCATGACAGATGAATGCACGGCCAAGAAATTAAGGGTATCCTATGCAAGGGTTTTGATTGAGGTGGATGTGACTAAAGTGCTGAAAAAATCTGTAGCCATAAGAGATCCGAAGGGCATCAAAACTAATCAGGATGTGGAATATGAATGGGAACCAGCATACTGTAAGAAATGTGACAAGGTGGGACATATATGCAAAGAGAAGGAGCCTCCAATCCAACAAAAAGTTTGGATAGTGAAACCTACCAAGCAAGATGAGCCGATACCTCTGCAGCCAGAAACAAAGACAAGTCCTGAAACCTGGCAGACTGT GTTCAAGTACCTCAGGCAGTACCATTCCATGTTAGCTTGGAACATAATGGGATTAAATAAAAGAGCAAGACACGTTGAGATAGGAGCTCACCTAAAGAGACTACAAATAAATTGTGCTGCTCTTCTTGAAACTAGAGTTAAGAAGAATAAGGCTGATGAAATCAGGAAAAGATTTGGCAATAAATGGAACTGGCTTGATAATTATAGTGACCATAGCAATGGTAGAATCTGGATCATGTGGGAAGAAGGGACAATGCAGATTATTCCTATCCAAAAAACTGATCAATACATCCATTTTGATGTATTGGATATGCAGGGGTCGAGAGTACATATTCTAACTGTCATCTATGCCCAGAACCAATTAATGCAGAGAAGAAAGCTGTGGGATGACATCAAACAGGTGGCTGGAAATATTCATGACCCATGGCTTGTTGTGGGGGACTACAACAATGTTCTTCATCCCAATGATAGAATTGGAGGGCACCCTGTACAAGCAAGTGAAGTTAAAGATCTGAAACATATGATGGAAGTTGCTGGATTGTTTGAACATGGCACAACTG GATGGAATATACAGGAATATGGTTGGCCCATGCATATACTGTGGAAGAAGCTTAAAAATGTCCAAAGCAATATGAGGGAAATGAATAAGCAGGTTATGGATCAAGTCAATGATATCAAAGAACTGAGGCTCAGACTGGAGCAGGCCCAGGAGAAGCTCAGTACAGACAGATTCAACGAGGGAAAAATTGAGGAGGTGCAGGAACTGACTAATAAATTGCTGAAAGCGACTGAAACTGAAGAGCAAATTCTGCATCAAAAGGCAAAAATCAATTGGATGCGATATGGAGATGGAAATACAGCATATTTCCATGCTACTATTAGaggaaaaaacaaacaaactgGACTCTACCACCTAGAAGATGCACAAGGAAGGAAGTTGACTGAGCACAGTGATATTGAAAATGAAGTTATCCGGTTCTATGATAATTTGATTGGCAAGACTGCTCCTAAAATGAGGCATGTTGATATTACTGTACTTAGACAGGGTGCCCAATTGGAGGATCCTGACAGAGCTATGTTAATCCAACCAGTTACTGACAAGGAAATTTGGGAGGCACTGAGTGGAATAGGGGATACCAAGGCCCCTGGAATAGATGGGTTCTCAGCCAGATTTTTTAAAGGTGCTTGGACTGTGGTGGGAGAAGATGTGAAAAAAGCTGTACAGGATTTTTTCAAGCATGAGAGACTCTACCCAGCAGTGAACTGTGCCTTGGTCACTTTGATTCCTAAGAAGAAAGATGCCAAAACCATGAAAGAAATGAGACCAATAGCATGCTGCACCACCATAtacaaaattatttcaaaaattttgACTGCTAGAATGAGGAAG GAAAAATCATTCATGACAATATTATCATTGCCCAAGAGTTGTTGcgtggtgttagaacaagatttgttctga
- the LOC131642117 gene encoding uncharacterized protein LOC131642117 translates to MDVQKAYDTVKWRVLEDIPSEMNFPPQFIRWIMLCVSTVSYRYMINGQTSRILKAKRGIRQGDPISPLLFVIVMEYLHRSLTKLHNQPEFKYHPKCGKMRITNICFADDLIMFARGDNASVQSMMEEFHRFSEATGLYANPTKCNVYFGGVPDTIQQQILVTTKFSVGKLPFKYLGVPLASRKLAIYQYEPLIDKIVSRIRHWAAKLLSYAGRLQLIKSVLFTTTNYWMQVFLIPKKVLHNIEAICRTFLWAGTDIISRKSPIAWDKVCYTKAAGGQNVTSLLEWNLATISKLLWNLQAKEDKLWIKWMDHYYIKGQQVMEWQVKANCSWILRKIMQCRERVQQTAYWPLAVQSQKYTTARMYRELRGPQLDVTWKHLIYYNYARPRARFTLWMALLNRLATKDRIARFGVNTNGECCWCKQVETLDHIFFECTTTGFVWSNVLTWLGYNRTPEYWSREKEWISDKTKKKGWKSQLLKIATTETVYEVWRNRNDITFGHNTTGTIENRIKNNIVTRGSMHRKIGDHIDIYSLSII, encoded by the coding sequence ATGGACGTGCAAAAAGCGTATGATACGGTCAAGTGGAGAGTGCTTGAAGATATACCGAGTGAAATGAATTTCCCTCCTCAATTCATTAGATGGATTATGCTATGTGTGAGCACAGTTTCTTATAGGTATATGATAAATGGGCAAACAAGCAGGATTTTGAAAGCTAAGCGGGGAATTCGACAAGGCGACCCTATATCTCCACTACTGTTTGTGATTGTAATGGAATACTTGCATCGAAGCTTGACAAAACTGCATAATCAGCCTGAATTCAAGTATCACCCCAAATGTGGAAAAATGCGAATTACGAATATATGCTTTGCAGATGATTTGATTATGTTTGCACGTGGAGATAATGCATCTGTTCAGAGTATGATGGAGGAATTTCATAGGTTTTCTGAGGCTACTGGTTTATATGCAAACCCGACCAAATGTAATGTCTACTTTGGTGGAGTCCCAGACACAATCCAGCAACAGATACTAGTGACAACCAAGTTTTCTGTAGGGAAGCTCCCGTTCAAATACTTGGGTGTCCCGCTGGCGAGTAGGAAACTTGCGATTTATCAGTATGAACCATTAATTGATAAGATCGTGAGTCGAATTCGGCACTGGGCTGCGAAGCTGCTGAGTTATGCAGGTAGATTACAATTAATTAAAAGCGTGTTATTTACCACTACAAATTACTGGATGCAAGTCTTTCTGATCCCGAAAAAAGTTCTCCACAACATCGAGGCAATCTGTAGAACATTTCTTTGGGCTGGGACTGATATCATAAGCAGGAAATCACCTATCGCTTGGGACAAAGTTTGTTACACCAAGGCTGCTGGAGGACAGAATGTTACTTCTTTACTTGAATGGAATTTGGCAACCATTAGCAAATTGCTTTGGAATCTTCAAGCTAAAGAGGATAAGCTATGGATAAAATGGATGGATCACTACTATATCAAAGGGCAGCAGGTAATGGAATGGCAAGTGAAGGCGAATTGTTCCTGGATATTGAGAAAAATTATGCAATGCAGAGAGAGAGTCCAACAAACAGCATACTGGCCCTTAGCTGTACAGAGCCAGAAGTATACTACAGCGCGCATGTATCGGGAACTCCGAGGACCTCAACTTGATGTAACCTGGAAACACTTGATATACTATAACTATGCACGGCCTCGGGCACGGTTCACACTATGGATGGCGCTCCTGAATAGGCTCGCGACTAAGGATAGGATTGCGAGGTTTGGAGTTAACACAAATGGTGAATGTTGTTGGTGTAAACAAGTGGAAACCCTTGACCACATTTTCTTTGAATGCACTACCACAGGCTTTGTCTGGAGTAATGTTTTAACTTGGCTGGGGTATAACAGGACACCGGAATACTGGAGCAGAGAGAAAGAATGGATAAGTGATAAGACAAAAAAGAAAGGGTGGAAAAGCCAGCTCCTGAAGATAGCGACGACGGAAACGGTCTATGAGGTTTGGCGAAACCGGAATGATATTACATTTGGTCACAATACGACTGGAACTATAGAGAATAGAATTAAGAACAATATTGTGACAAGAGGCTCTATGCATAGAAAAATAGGTGATCATATTGATATCTATAGTCTTAGCATAATCTAG